A window of Polaromonas hydrogenivorans contains these coding sequences:
- a CDS encoding D-arabinono-1,4-lactone oxidase: MDMYDENENQWTNWAGSITTLPDTFCQPKSVRELQDIVTQNAGSIIRCFGSGHSWTPLVVTNGGILIDPTGITQNGQKAFRWQKNGLNLVTFFPSARWADVREALTSDGPLPKMYLPTAGVLPSINATGFVAAGCHGTGWEQPTVSDLIYAIEFVAADGKVHVFSEDTTPNEMNTVRVSVGMLGVITKITLKVDPMYRLWDQERIVPTAEVMGANPESRGGAIDASKLHALVTGNEYVELFWFPGSGFDGSIWVKQYNRTQDDPRDIPLRTDDDWVDSMAGSVMQWSAQRPMVIPAVQALTWKTINDRVKVIESSKGFVADAPRVLHYQLKAFPILDLEVAMPIPATGPNAWDFSNVVNAWWQAVNYTRVKWAAGKYPLTTCLHARFTKNSQALLSPAFEAAHSETHYCWIEILSAYPKNDPNPNNRSAAMSEFDEMANRVVGEYWIKELKGRPHWSKYWHKISPPVNIKSLLPQANLDTFNSLRRSLDPKDMFLNPFLRKQML; encoded by the coding sequence ATGGATATGTACGACGAAAACGAGAACCAATGGACGAATTGGGCCGGTAGCATCACGACGCTTCCTGATACGTTCTGTCAGCCAAAAAGCGTCCGCGAACTGCAGGACATCGTGACCCAGAACGCGGGCAGCATCATCCGCTGCTTCGGAAGCGGACACTCCTGGACCCCCCTCGTCGTGACCAACGGAGGCATTCTTATTGACCCAACGGGCATCACACAGAACGGCCAGAAGGCATTCCGCTGGCAGAAGAATGGGCTGAATCTCGTGACCTTCTTTCCGTCGGCCCGATGGGCAGACGTTCGCGAAGCGCTTACCAGTGACGGTCCCTTGCCCAAGATGTATCTGCCTACCGCAGGCGTTCTTCCCAGCATCAACGCGACGGGGTTCGTCGCGGCTGGATGCCATGGCACCGGCTGGGAGCAGCCGACGGTGTCAGACCTGATCTATGCCATCGAATTCGTTGCCGCAGATGGAAAGGTCCACGTATTTTCAGAGGACACGACCCCCAATGAGATGAACACGGTTCGGGTCAGCGTCGGCATGCTCGGAGTCATCACGAAGATCACTCTCAAAGTCGATCCCATGTACAGGCTCTGGGACCAGGAGCGGATCGTCCCGACCGCCGAGGTGATGGGCGCGAACCCCGAATCCAGGGGCGGCGCGATTGACGCATCAAAGTTGCATGCCCTCGTCACCGGCAACGAATACGTTGAGTTGTTCTGGTTTCCCGGCAGTGGGTTCGATGGGTCGATCTGGGTGAAGCAATACAACCGTACCCAGGACGATCCCCGCGACATCCCGCTGCGCACGGATGATGACTGGGTCGATTCGATGGCTGGATCCGTGATGCAATGGAGCGCGCAGCGACCGATGGTTATTCCCGCTGTGCAGGCGCTCACCTGGAAAACGATCAATGACCGCGTGAAGGTCATCGAGTCAAGCAAAGGCTTCGTCGCCGATGCCCCCCGGGTTCTGCACTATCAACTGAAAGCCTTCCCCATCCTCGACCTGGAGGTGGCGATGCCGATCCCTGCCACCGGGCCGAACGCCTGGGATTTCTCGAACGTCGTGAACGCCTGGTGGCAGGCGGTGAACTACACCCGTGTCAAATGGGCGGCGGGCAAGTACCCCCTGACGACATGCCTGCACGCCCGATTCACCAAGAACAGCCAGGCGCTCCTTTCTCCTGCGTTCGAAGCTGCTCACAGCGAAACCCACTACTGCTGGATCGAGATCCTCAGCGCCTATCCGAAGAACGATCCCAACCCGAACAACCGGTCTGCAGCCATGTCCGAATTCGACGAGATGGCGAACAGGGTCGTCGGCGAGTACTGGATCAAGGAACTAAAAGGCCGACCGCACTGGTCCAAGTACTGGCACAAGATTTCCCCCCCGGTCAATATCAAGTCGCTCTTGCCTCAGGCGAACCTCGATACGTTCAACAGCCTCAGGCGAAGTCTAGACCCCAAGGATATGTTCCTGAATCCCTTCCTGAGGAAGCAGATGCTCTAA
- the iscB gene encoding RNA-guided endonuclease IscB codes for MRYRAPRFRNRGNKKSDWLAPSLQHRVDTTLAWVNRLQRLAPVSSISTELVRFDMQAFENPDIEGAQYQQGTLAGYEVREYLLEKWCRTCAYCGAKGVPLQIEHIQPKSKGGSNRISNLTLACQCCNAKKAALPVEVFLARQPERLKRIQAQAKRPLKDAAAVNATRWALVNQLKATGLAVETDSGGRTKFNRTRLGLPKTHALDAACVGDVNSMTGWHKPTLCLKAMGRGSYQRTRLDKYGCARGYLTRSKSIQGFQTGDMVKAQVTQGKKTGSYTGRVAVRASGSFNIQTRHGLVQGVSHRYCTVVQRGDGYGYQLVAKTDATGTPPKQGDASHPALYLPGLKAVVSRAN; via the coding sequence TTGCGCTACCGTGCGCCCCGGTTCAGGAACCGGGGCAACAAAAAGTCAGACTGGCTGGCGCCAAGCCTGCAACACCGGGTTGATACGACGCTGGCATGGGTCAATCGTCTGCAGCGCCTCGCGCCGGTGTCAAGCATCAGTACCGAACTGGTTCGCTTTGACATGCAGGCTTTTGAAAATCCTGATATTGAAGGTGCGCAGTACCAACAAGGAACGCTTGCGGGCTACGAGGTGCGTGAGTACCTGCTTGAGAAATGGTGCCGGACTTGCGCCTACTGCGGCGCCAAGGGTGTGCCGTTGCAGATCGAGCATATCCAGCCCAAGTCCAAGGGTGGTTCAAACCGTATCAGCAATCTGACGCTGGCTTGTCAATGCTGCAACGCAAAAAAGGCGGCTTTGCCGGTTGAAGTTTTTTTAGCCAGGCAGCCCGAGCGTTTGAAGCGTATTCAGGCCCAAGCCAAGCGGCCACTCAAGGATGCCGCTGCCGTCAATGCAACTCGCTGGGCGCTGGTCAACCAACTCAAGGCGACGGGCCTTGCAGTTGAAACAGACTCTGGCGGTAGAACAAAGTTCAATCGAACCCGGTTGGGCCTCCCCAAAACCCATGCGCTCGATGCGGCCTGTGTCGGCGATGTGAACTCAATGACCGGCTGGCACAAGCCCACCCTGTGCCTCAAGGCCATGGGGCGTGGAAGTTACCAGCGCACCCGGCTGGACAAGTATGGCTGCGCGCGCGGTTATCTGACCCGTTCAAAAAGCATCCAGGGCTTTCAGACTGGCGACATGGTGAAAGCCCAAGTCACCCAAGGCAAGAAGACAGGTAGCTACACCGGACGGGTTGCGGTCAGGGCATCGGGCAGCTTCAACATTCAAACCCGCCATGGTTTGGTTCAAGGTGTATCCCACCGCTATTGCACCGTAGTGCAGCGCGGCGATGGATACGGTTATCAACTGGTGGCAAAAACGGACGCGACAGGTACGCCGCCAAAGCAGGGGGATGCTTCGCATCCCGCGCTCTACCTCCCCGGCCTGAAGGCCGTGGTTTCACGCGCAAACTGA
- a CDS encoding RRXRR domain-containing protein, translated as MAVFVLDRSGRPLMPCTEKRARLLLERGRARVHKVMPFTIRVVDRLAEDSEFQALRVKLDPGSKTTGMALVRETAQNGVAVINLFELMHRGKQISEALTARPWAPQNAAQSLALPCAPVQEPGQQKVRLAGAKPATPG; from the coding sequence ATGGCAGTATTTGTTTTGGATCGAAGCGGCAGGCCACTGATGCCGTGTACCGAAAAGCGGGCCAGATTGCTGCTGGAACGCGGGCGGGCGCGAGTCCACAAGGTCATGCCGTTCACGATTCGGGTCGTTGACCGTTTGGCTGAAGACAGCGAGTTTCAGGCGTTGCGCGTCAAACTCGATCCGGGCAGTAAAACTACCGGCATGGCTTTGGTGCGGGAAACAGCACAGAACGGCGTGGCTGTCATCAACCTGTTTGAGCTGATGCACCGGGGCAAACAGATCAGCGAAGCACTCACGGCGCGGCCGTGGGCACCGCAGAATGCGGCGCAGTCACTTGCGCTACCGTGCGCCCCGGTTCAGGAACCGGGGCAACAAAAAGTCAGACTGGCTGGCGCCAAGCCTGCAACACCGGGTTGA
- the glmS gene encoding glutamine--fructose-6-phosphate transaminase (isomerizing): MCGIVAAVSSRNIVPILVQGLQRLEYRGYDSCGVAVYADGLKRARSTSRVSELQEQVSAEHIQGGTGIAHTRWATHGAPAVHNAHPHFSHGTGAGSAARPGKVALVHNGIIENHDDLRAMLQAKGYVFESQTDTEVIVHLMDSLYDGDLFEALKATVAQLHGAYAIAAFCKDEPHRVVGARAGSPLILGVGVLADNVETFLASDAMALAGVTDQIVYLEEGDMVDLQLGKYWIFDRHQQRAEREVKTVHAHSGAAELGPYRHYMQKEIFEQPRAIADTLEGVNGIVPELFGDEAYRTFKDIDSVLILACGTSYYSGCTAKYWLESIAGIPTQVEVASEYRYRTSVPNPRTLIVTITQSGETADTLAALRHAQSLGMTKTLTICNVATSAMVRECKLAYITRAGVEIGVASTKAFTTQLVGLFLLTLALAQSKGRLSEDEEAGHLKALRHLPAALQAVLALEPQVISWSEDFAKKENALFLGRGMHYPIALEGALKLKEISYIHAEAYPAGELKHGPLALVTSAMPVVTVAPHDALLEKLKSNMQEVRARGGVLYVVADADSRIDSSEGVHVIRMPEHYGVLSPLLHVVPLQLLAYHTACARGTDVDKPRNLAKSVTVE, translated from the coding sequence ATGTGCGGCATCGTTGCAGCGGTTTCCAGCCGAAACATTGTTCCCATCCTGGTGCAGGGCCTGCAGCGGCTCGAATACCGGGGTTATGACTCCTGCGGCGTCGCGGTGTATGCCGACGGCCTGAAGCGGGCGCGAAGCACCTCGCGCGTGTCCGAACTGCAGGAGCAGGTCAGCGCCGAGCACATTCAGGGCGGCACCGGCATTGCCCACACCCGCTGGGCCACCCACGGCGCGCCCGCCGTGCACAACGCCCACCCGCATTTCAGCCACGGCACCGGCGCCGGCAGCGCGGCGCGTCCGGGCAAGGTGGCGCTGGTGCACAACGGCATCATTGAAAACCACGACGACCTGCGCGCCATGCTGCAGGCCAAAGGCTATGTGTTCGAGAGCCAGACCGACACCGAAGTCATCGTTCACCTGATGGACAGCCTGTACGACGGCGACCTGTTCGAGGCGCTCAAGGCCACCGTGGCGCAACTGCACGGCGCCTATGCGATTGCCGCCTTCTGCAAGGACGAACCGCACCGCGTCGTCGGCGCCCGCGCCGGCTCGCCGCTGATCCTGGGCGTCGGCGTGCTGGCCGACAACGTGGAAACCTTCCTGGCCAGCGACGCGATGGCGCTGGCCGGCGTCACCGACCAGATCGTCTATCTCGAAGAAGGCGACATGGTCGATCTGCAACTGGGCAAATACTGGATTTTTGACCGCCACCAGCAGCGCGCCGAGCGCGAGGTCAAGACCGTTCACGCCCACAGCGGCGCGGCCGAACTCGGCCCCTACCGCCATTACATGCAAAAGGAAATTTTCGAGCAGCCGCGTGCCATCGCCGACACGCTCGAAGGCGTCAACGGCATCGTTCCCGAGCTGTTTGGCGACGAGGCTTACCGCACCTTCAAGGACATCGACTCGGTCTTGATCCTGGCCTGCGGCACCAGCTACTACAGCGGCTGCACGGCCAAATACTGGCTGGAGTCGATTGCCGGCATCCCCACGCAGGTCGAAGTGGCCAGCGAATACCGCTACCGCACCTCGGTGCCCAACCCGCGCACGCTCATCGTCACCATCACCCAGAGCGGCGAAACCGCCGACACGCTGGCCGCGCTGCGCCACGCGCAAAGCCTGGGCATGACGAAAACGCTGACCATCTGCAACGTGGCCACCTCGGCCATGGTGCGCGAATGCAAGCTGGCCTACATCACGCGCGCCGGCGTCGAGATCGGCGTGGCTTCGACCAAAGCCTTCACCACCCAGCTGGTCGGCCTGTTCCTGCTGACGCTGGCGCTGGCGCAGTCCAAGGGCCGCCTGAGCGAGGACGAGGAAGCGGGCCACCTGAAAGCCCTGCGCCACCTGCCCGCCGCGCTGCAGGCCGTGCTGGCGCTGGAGCCGCAGGTCATCAGCTGGTCCGAGGACTTCGCGAAAAAGGAAAACGCGCTGTTCCTGGGCCGGGGCATGCATTACCCGATTGCGCTCGAAGGCGCGCTCAAGCTCAAGGAAATCAGCTACATCCATGCCGAGGCCTACCCGGCCGGCGAACTCAAGCACGGCCCGCTGGCGCTGGTCACCAGCGCCATGCCGGTGGTCACCGTGGCGCCGCACGACGCGCTGCTCGAAAAACTCAAAAGCAACATGCAGGAAGTGCGCGCCCGGGGCGGCGTGCTGTATGTAGTGGCCGACGCCGACAGCCGCATCGACAGCAGCGAAGGCGTGCACGTCATCCGCATGCCCGAGCATTACGGCGTGCTGAGCCCGCTGCTGCATGTCGTGCCGCTGCAGCTGCTGGCCTATCACACGGCGTGCGCGCGCGGAACCGACGTGGACAAGCCGCGCAACCTGGCCAAGAGCGTGACGGTGGAGTGA
- a CDS encoding Lrp/AsnC family transcriptional regulator yields the protein MEQNYADATDIRLLELLQTDASLSNQALAERVHISPPTCLRRVKRLRDAGLIEREIAVLSPDKLAGVLGYGLSAVVEISLDQQGAEWLEAFEARVVADDAVQQCYRVSPGPDFILMVHVVDMPGYQALAQRLFTSDANVRNVKAFFSVKRAKFQPKVLLT from the coding sequence ATGGAACAAAATTATGCTGACGCGACCGACATCAGGTTGCTCGAACTGTTGCAAACCGATGCGAGCCTGAGCAACCAGGCCTTGGCCGAGCGGGTCCACATCTCGCCGCCGACCTGTTTGCGCCGCGTCAAGCGCTTGCGCGATGCGGGCCTGATCGAGCGTGAAATCGCCGTACTGAGTCCGGACAAGCTGGCCGGCGTTCTGGGTTACGGCCTGAGCGCAGTGGTCGAAATCTCGCTGGACCAGCAGGGCGCCGAGTGGCTGGAGGCGTTCGAGGCCCGGGTGGTAGCAGACGACGCGGTGCAGCAGTGCTACCGGGTATCGCCGGGGCCGGACTTCATCCTCATGGTGCATGTAGTTGACATGCCGGGCTACCAGGCGCTGGCGCAGCGGCTGTTCACCAGCGATGCGAATGTGCGCAATGTGAAGGCATTTTTCAGCGTCAAACGGGCCAAGTTTCAGCCTAAAGTCCTACTTACGTAA
- the glmU gene encoding bifunctional UDP-N-acetylglucosamine diphosphorylase/glucosamine-1-phosphate N-acetyltransferase GlmU, with the protein MAIHPLDVVIMAAGKGTRMKSSLPKVLHRLGGRALLAHVLDCAAQLSARQAVVISGHGAMEVEAACSRRTGASADLSLKFVRQEPQLGTGHAVQQALPVLPDDGITLVLSGDVPLTQAATLQALLAECDGQRLALLTLSMADPTGYGRIVRAGTQASAQVRAIVEHKDASEAERAIHEIYSGIMAVPTRLLRRWLARLDNDNVQNEYYLTDIVKFAVEDGVAVVAHQITDAAQVAGVNSPVQLAELERVYQQRLATTLMEQGVRLADPARLDVRGQLTCGQDVEIDVNCVFEGRVSLGQGVRIGANCVIANATIAAGAVIHPFTHIDGEKLGVQVGEGAMVGPFARLRPGANLGAEVHIGNFVEVKNSTLARGAKANHLAYLGDATVGERVNYGAGSITANYDGANKHRTVIEADVHIGSNCVLVAPVTIGAGGTVGGGSTITRDVPAGALSVGRGRQVSIANWARPVKKSGV; encoded by the coding sequence ATGGCAATTCACCCCCTCGATGTCGTCATCATGGCCGCCGGCAAAGGCACGCGGATGAAAAGCAGTCTGCCCAAGGTATTGCACCGCCTGGGCGGCCGCGCCCTGCTGGCGCATGTACTGGACTGCGCCGCGCAGTTGTCGGCGCGCCAGGCGGTCGTGATCAGCGGCCATGGTGCTATGGAAGTTGAAGCAGCTTGTTCCCGCAGGACGGGCGCTTCCGCCGATTTAAGCCTGAAATTCGTGCGCCAGGAGCCGCAACTGGGAACCGGCCATGCGGTGCAGCAGGCGCTGCCCGTGCTGCCTGACGATGGCATCACGCTGGTGCTGTCGGGCGACGTGCCGCTCACGCAGGCCGCTACCCTGCAGGCGCTGCTGGCCGAGTGCGACGGCCAGCGGCTGGCGCTGCTGACGTTGAGCATGGCCGACCCGACGGGCTACGGGCGCATCGTGCGCGCCGGCACGCAGGCCAGCGCCCAGGTGCGCGCCATCGTCGAGCACAAGGACGCCAGCGAGGCCGAGCGCGCGATTCATGAAATCTACAGCGGCATCATGGCCGTGCCGACGCGCCTGCTGCGCCGCTGGCTGGCCCGGCTGGACAACGACAACGTGCAAAACGAGTACTACCTGACCGACATCGTGAAGTTCGCGGTGGAAGACGGCGTGGCCGTGGTGGCGCACCAGATCACGGACGCCGCGCAGGTTGCCGGCGTCAACAGCCCGGTGCAGCTGGCCGAACTGGAGCGGGTGTACCAGCAGCGCCTGGCCACCACGCTGATGGAGCAGGGCGTGCGCCTGGCCGACCCGGCGCGGCTGGACGTGCGCGGCCAGCTGACCTGCGGCCAGGATGTCGAAATTGACGTGAACTGCGTGTTTGAAGGCCGGGTCAGCCTGGGGCAGGGCGTGCGCATTGGCGCCAACTGCGTGATTGCCAATGCCACGATTGCGGCGGGCGCGGTGATTCACCCGTTTACCCATATCGACGGCGAAAAGCTCGGCGTGCAGGTTGGCGAGGGCGCGATGGTCGGGCCGTTCGCCCGGCTGCGGCCCGGCGCCAATCTGGGCGCCGAGGTGCATATCGGCAACTTTGTCGAGGTCAAGAATTCCACGCTGGCGCGGGGCGCCAAGGCGAATCACCTGGCCTACCTGGGCGACGCCACGGTGGGCGAGCGCGTGAACTACGGCGCCGGCAGCATCACCGCCAACTACGACGGCGCCAACAAGCACCGCACGGTGATCGAGGCCGACGTGCACATCGGCAGCAACTGCGTGCTGGTGGCGCCGGTGACGATAGGCGCGGGCGGCACGGTGGGCGGCGGCTCGACCATCACCAGGGACGTGCCTGCGGGTGCCTTGAGCGTGGGGCGGGGGCGGCAGGTGAGCATTGCCAACTGGGCGCGGCCGGTCAAGAAATCTGGGGTTTGA
- a CDS encoding Crp/Fnr family transcriptional regulator has protein sequence MDTLQPGPAPGPPPCTACRLRKAGAFTAVSADEMAFIESFRASTLNRPAGSTLMHEQKPGGKLFTLYAGWAFRYKTLSDGRRQILNFLLPGDLIGLQQEFSDGAMHGIEAVTDVSLCVFPRDGLWELFRRYPNLGYDITWLAAREEGMVDDNLLTAGRRNAAERVAMLLMHLYRRLERLGLVQDGSVEFPINQQHIADILGLSLVHTNKTMRRLQQLGLHEIRNGRLWLRNPKALQRLADYYDAPLRRAPLL, from the coding sequence ATGGACACTCTTCAGCCAGGTCCGGCTCCCGGCCCACCTCCGTGTACGGCATGCCGGTTGCGAAAAGCCGGCGCTTTCACTGCGGTGTCCGCCGACGAAATGGCGTTCATCGAATCGTTTCGCGCCAGCACCCTGAACCGGCCGGCGGGCAGCACGCTGATGCATGAGCAAAAGCCCGGCGGCAAGCTGTTCACGCTGTACGCCGGCTGGGCGTTTCGCTACAAGACCCTGAGCGACGGGCGCCGGCAGATACTGAACTTTCTGCTGCCGGGCGACCTGATCGGCCTGCAGCAGGAGTTTAGCGACGGCGCCATGCATGGCATTGAAGCGGTGACCGATGTGAGCCTGTGCGTGTTTCCCCGGGACGGGCTGTGGGAGCTGTTTCGCCGTTACCCCAACCTGGGCTACGACATCACCTGGCTGGCCGCGCGCGAGGAAGGCATGGTCGATGACAACCTGCTGACCGCCGGCCGGCGCAACGCCGCCGAGCGCGTCGCCATGCTGCTGATGCACCTGTACCGGCGGCTGGAACGGCTGGGGCTGGTGCAGGACGGATCGGTCGAGTTTCCAATCAACCAGCAGCACATCGCCGACATCCTGGGCCTGTCGCTGGTGCATACCAACAAGACCATGCGGCGCCTGCAGCAACTGGGCCTGCACGAAATTCGCAACGGGCGGCTGTGGCTGCGCAACCCCAAGGCGCTGCAGCGCCTGGCCGACTACTACGACGCGCCGCTGCGCAGGGCGCCGCTTTTATAG
- a CDS encoding BLUF domain-containing protein, with protein sequence MHTTTGLQEIIYVSTLAADAPIRVVADIAVKARSNNQQRHITGLLVFDGMHFCQQLEGCAQEVADLMARIREDPRHHGVAVLHHGPLDQRRFRRFSLGYTSVDDIELLERLQRLQGQAAVEAFVALLSDLDVDG encoded by the coding sequence ATGCATACCACCACCGGCCTTCAGGAAATCATTTACGTCAGCACGCTTGCCGCTGACGCGCCCATCCGTGTCGTGGCGGACATTGCCGTGAAGGCGCGCAGCAACAACCAGCAGCGGCACATTACCGGCCTGCTGGTCTTCGACGGCATGCATTTTTGCCAGCAGCTGGAGGGCTGCGCGCAGGAAGTGGCGGACCTGATGGCGCGAATCCGCGAAGACCCGCGCCATCACGGTGTGGCCGTGCTGCACCACGGGCCGCTGGACCAGCGCCGCTTTCGCCGTTTCAGCCTGGGTTACACGTCCGTGGACGACATCGAACTGCTGGAGCGGCTGCAGCGCTTGCAGGGGCAGGCGGCCGTGGAGGCTTTCGTGGCCCTGCTTTCGGACCTGGATGTGGATGGGTGA
- a CDS encoding DUF2917 domain-containing protein, whose amino-acid sequence MTSFSASHALVGAVQTARFSSQARSCGSSRPAISYTLPAGQAMTVQARESGVLRVGQGRLWVTFSHADRDHRVPAGDHFLGRGESLRLSAGQTVVMESWPEAAPAAEGAGTSACVSWEADAPARLLGGLMATGWRAATLRPLAGLRHALGLAA is encoded by the coding sequence ATGACTTCTTTTTCGGCTTCCCATGCGCTGGTCGGGGCCGTCCAGACCGCCCGCTTTTCCAGCCAGGCCCGCTCGTGCGGCAGCAGCCGGCCGGCCATCAGCTACACCCTGCCAGCCGGCCAGGCGATGACCGTGCAGGCGCGCGAGTCCGGCGTGCTGCGCGTCGGCCAGGGGCGTCTGTGGGTGACGTTCAGCCATGCCGACCGCGACCACCGCGTGCCGGCCGGCGACCACTTCCTGGGGCGCGGCGAAAGCTTGCGGCTGTCAGCCGGGCAGACCGTGGTCATGGAGTCCTGGCCTGAAGCCGCACCAGCCGCAGAGGGCGCTGGAACGTCGGCCTGCGTCAGCTGGGAAGCCGATGCGCCGGCCCGCCTCCTGGGCGGCTTGATGGCTACCGGATGGCGCGCGGCCACGCTGCGTCCGCTGGCGGGTTTGCGCCATGCGCTGGGCCTGGCGGCATAA
- a CDS encoding LysR substrate-binding domain-containing protein codes for MQHPHTHLRSRPIAAGQLRAFEAVARHLNFRAASEELSLTQSAVSRQIQSLEEDVGVSLFLRHTRAVELTSAGAQLLRAVLPSLERIDGVVRMIRQSAGRKSVAISTWASFASMWLIPRLEAFQREHPDIDIRIDATDTPVDLETTDVDLALRYSMPASVPAQARRLFGEQLTPVISPWLLKSGPRLQNAQDLARFALVEASDAHRTQHMEWLSWQRWFDIQGLSRFEPKRWLYFNYAHQIAQAALTGQGVALARMPLIAESLTSGDLVEVLPDRRMDSPMAYWLIVGPRNAARPEVQAFCSWIEAQAAQTREAIGDLPPAAPAR; via the coding sequence ATGCAGCATCCACACACCCATTTGCGTTCCCGGCCGATTGCCGCCGGGCAACTGCGCGCCTTCGAGGCGGTGGCCCGCCACCTCAATTTCCGCGCCGCCTCCGAAGAGCTGTCGCTGACCCAGTCGGCCGTGAGCCGGCAGATCCAGAGCCTCGAAGAAGACGTTGGCGTCAGCCTGTTTCTTCGCCATACGCGGGCGGTGGAACTCACCAGCGCGGGCGCGCAGCTGCTGCGCGCCGTGCTGCCCTCGCTGGAGCGCATTGATGGCGTGGTGCGCATGATCCGGCAAAGCGCCGGCCGCAAAAGCGTGGCCATCAGCACCTGGGCGTCGTTTGCCTCGATGTGGCTGATTCCCCGGCTGGAGGCCTTTCAGCGCGAGCACCCCGACATCGACATCCGCATTGATGCGACCGACACCCCGGTGGACCTGGAAACCACCGACGTGGACCTGGCCCTGCGCTACAGCATGCCGGCCAGCGTGCCGGCGCAGGCGCGGCGCCTGTTCGGCGAGCAGCTCACGCCGGTCATCAGCCCCTGGCTGCTCAAGAGCGGCCCGCGCCTGCAAAATGCGCAGGATCTGGCCCGGTTTGCGCTGGTCGAAGCCAGCGACGCGCACCGCACCCAGCACATGGAATGGCTAAGCTGGCAGCGCTGGTTTGACATACAGGGCCTGAGCCGTTTCGAGCCCAAGCGCTGGCTGTATTTCAACTATGCCCACCAGATCGCCCAGGCGGCCCTGACCGGCCAGGGCGTGGCCCTGGCGCGCATGCCCTTGATTGCCGAGAGCCTGACCAGCGGCGACCTGGTCGAGGTCTTGCCGGACCGGCGCATGGACTCGCCGATGGCTTACTGGCTGATCGTCGGGCCGCGCAATGCCGCACGGCCCGAGGTGCAGGCATTTTGCAGCTGGATCGAAGCGCAGGCGGCGCAGACGCGCGAAGCGATTGGCGACCTTCCGCCCGCTGCGCCAGCCAGATAA
- a CDS encoding 5-formyltetrahydrofolate cyclo-ligase, whose amino-acid sequence MDKLSTRKALVQSRLDMPDRLARADLLQRVMRIWLVGSPHEVIGAYWPIKGEFDPLPALYRWQEDAVLSPEFQENTHLPHAEREQFATESIAGRSPRKIGLPVVNKLHKTLTFHAWYPGCPMEEDAYGIPKPKDTEIIVPTLLFVPCVGYGPGGFRLGYGGGFYDRTLATLSPRPFTVGLGYSQGWLPDMLPEPHDVPLDVVLNDHGVVWPV is encoded by the coding sequence ATGGACAAATTAAGCACACGAAAAGCGTTGGTGCAATCGCGCCTCGACATGCCCGACCGACTTGCCCGGGCAGACTTGCTGCAGCGCGTGATGCGCATCTGGCTGGTCGGCTCGCCCCACGAGGTGATAGGCGCCTACTGGCCGATCAAGGGCGAGTTCGATCCGCTGCCGGCGCTGTACCGCTGGCAGGAAGACGCCGTGCTGAGTCCGGAATTTCAGGAGAATACGCATCTTCCGCATGCCGAGCGGGAACAGTTTGCTACAGAAAGCATAGCGGGTCGGTCGCCGCGCAAGATCGGACTGCCGGTGGTCAACAAGCTGCACAAGACGCTGACATTTCACGCCTGGTATCCCGGCTGCCCGATGGAAGAAGACGCCTACGGCATCCCCAAGCCCAAGGACACCGAGATCATCGTGCCCACGCTGCTGTTCGTGCCCTGCGTCGGCTACGGGCCGGGCGGCTTCCGGCTGGGTTACGGCGGCGGCTTTTACGACCGCACGCTGGCCACGCTGTCGCCGCGTCCGTTCACCGTCGGCCTGGGCTACAGCCAGGGCTGGCTGCCCGACATGCTGCCCGAGCCGCACGACGTTCCGCTCGATGTGGTGCTCAATGACCATGGCGTGGTCTGGCCCGTCTGA